In Garra rufa chromosome 14, GarRuf1.0, whole genome shotgun sequence, the genomic stretch ataacaataatataagcTGCATTAGGgccagacactgcaggtgaatagggtaaaaaaaaaaaaaaaaaactaatagttatcaccttacttacccagttcaTTGATTAGATTGataatagcaaacattttttgtattacaaattttctcaaatgttaggtttaaatatgcaaatgaggcattatttactgaaatatgcactaatttgcatacatttctagtacaaaactctaaacactgggtgaagtcagtttcaaaatgattgtttaatttttttatgacatattagaatcaaatgtttttacagacgGGATTTTGGGCGCCccatattgtcactccataattccgaaaaaacttagaacaatcagaaaacaatgtattttttttttttaatttttgggggaataaaatgttgtataaaatcaagctaattatatatgaacaaattcctctgtaaaaaccttcagaatatagacaggaataaaaatgtaaagtttggtgtgtgtaagtgctactgacgtggagatttatggctcaaaatctcattttgagaaaacaggatttaaaaatatgtattgtaattgaaatctactgacgcaaatagataaagtgctatgaaagaaacacttaacagtatcttttgggtgttttctttccactagtctgaaaaaaaaaaacactttatgaaacaccaaaaacacCTAAATTTGACAGGCGCCcccttaaaaatcattaggatattaagtaaaggtcatgttccatgaaggtattttatacattttctacgataaatatatcaaaacttaaatttgaaTAAGTAATATgcaacttcacttggacaactttaaaggcaattttctaaatatttagttttttttttaccctcattttctcggccaaatattgtcctatactaacaaaacatacataaatgatttatattttttgGACTTTAATTTTGTAAAAGGTTTGTcatatgcttttgtcattttcattagattttttttaattactattaggttttattttaattcagcaattcaattttatttgcatttagtAATTGTAGTGCTTTAACTTAAACTAAATGTAAATTAGACATGTTGGCAACTGGCAAACTGAAATAAGTCTTTCATctcatatttttatgttatttcagctttattgtaattaacaaaaatgttttaataattgaaGAACTAGTTAACCATAATAGCCCTGTTTTAGATGGCGTATATCATGATTCATGTCACACATCACAGTGTGATTCACCATGCTTCACAATGTCTTGCCCACCTATTTGATATCCATTGGATTCTGTTTTATGATATTaatgcaaattaaaataattattgttgACCTCATTTTCTCATCTGTTCAGTTGATGCTTCTAAAACCCATCTGACAACACAATGACAGTCGGTAAGGCAGCTGTGAAGGTGGTGCATTTAGGAAGGATTTCCTACCGCAGTGCCTTGAAGGTCCAGCAGCAGCACATAAAGCAGCATCTGGATTCGTCCAGCACCAGCCCAAACAGTTTATTACTCTGTGAACATGAACCTGTGTACACTATTGGCATCAGACAGGCTCCTTACCCTTCTGAGGAAGAGCAAAGACTCAAAGCCCTGGGCGCAGACTTCTTTCGTACCAACCGAGGAGGCCTGATAACATTTCATGGTCCTGGTCAGCTAGTGTGTTATCCCATTCTTAACCTGGGCTGCTTTAAGAAGAGTGTAAGATGGTATGTGTGTGAACTGGAAAGGACGGTGATCAAAATGTGCAGTAAATTCGGGATCGAAGCCTCCACTTCTCCAGAGACAGGCGTCTGGGTGGGCAATAACAAAATCTGTGCAATTGGTAAGTAACTTTTTAGGTTTTATTGATTACTGGTCAAACATTTGGACATCTCTGTGTGTTATTATTAATAACTTGCCCTGTTTAGAATGATAGTATCAAAACATTacattagtattattttatttattttgtattcacctttatttatatggattaaagtcgaaatgtttccaggttaaagtcgaaatgtttcgagactaaagtcgaaatgtttcaagaataaagttgaaatgctacgggaatagagtcgaaatgctacgataataaagtcgaaatgtttcgggaataaagtcgaaatgtttcgagaataaattcgaaatgtttcgagactaaagtcgaaatgctatgagaatagagtcgaaatgtttcgagactaaagtcgaaatgtttcaagaataaagtcgaaatgctacgagaataaagtcgaaatgtttccagattaaagttgaaatgctacgggaatagagtcgaaatgctacgggaatagagtcgaaatgctacgggaatagagtcgaaatgctacgggaatagagtcgaaatgtttccagattaaaatcgaaatgtttccagattaaagtcgaaatgtttccagattaaagtcgaaatgtttccagaataaagtcgaaatgtttcaggaatagagtcgaaatgctacgagaatagagtcgaaatgctacTAGAATAGAGTAGAAATGCTACTTGAAtagagtctaaatgttttgagaataaagtcgaaatgtttcaggaatagagtcgaaatgctacgagaatagagtcgaaatgctacTAGAATAGAGTAGAAATGCTACTTGAAtagagtctaaatgttttgagaataaagtcgaaatgctacgggaatagagtcgaaatgtttcgagaataaagtcgaaatgtttcgagaataaagtcgaaatgtttagagaataaagtcgaaatgtttcgagactaaagtcgaaatgtttcgagaataaagtcgaaatgtttcgagaataaagtagaaatgtttcgagaataaagtcgaaatgtttcgagaataaagtcgaaatgtttcgagaataaattcgaaatgtttcgagactaaagtcgaaatgctatgagaatagagtcgaaatgtttcgagactaaagtcgaaatgtttcaagaagaaagtcgaaatgctacgagaataaagtcgaaatgtttccagattaaagttgaaatgctacgggaatagagtcgaaatgctacggGAATAGAGTtgaaatgtttccagattaaaatcgaaatgtttccagattaaagtcgaaatgtttccagattaaagtcgaaatgtttccagaataaagtcgaaatgtttcaggaatagagtcgaaatgctacgagaatagagtcgaaatgctacTAGAATAGAGTAGAAATGCTACTTGAAtagagtctaaatgttttgagaataaagtcgaaatgtttcgggaatagagtcgaaatgctacgagaatagagttgagtcgaaatgtttcaggaatagagtcgaaatgctacgagaatagagtcgaaatgctacgagaatagagtcgaaatgctacTAGAATAGAGTAGAAATGCTACTTGAAtagagtctaaatgttttgagaatagagtcgaaatgctacgagaatagagttgagtcgaaatgtttccaggttaaagtcgaaatgtttcaggaatagagtcgaaatgctacgagaatagagtcgaaatgctacTAGAATAGAGTAGAAATGCTACTTGAAtagagtctaaatgttttgagaataaagtcgaaatgtttcgggaatagagtcgaaatgctacgggaatagagtcgaaatgtttcgagaataaagtcgaaatgtttcgagaataaagtcgaaatgtttagagaataaagtcgaaatgtttcgagactaaagtcgaaatgtttcgagactaaagtcgaaatgtttcgagaataaagtcgaaatgtttcgagaataaagtagaaatgtttcgagaataaagtcgaaatgtttcgagaataaattcgaaatgtttcgagaataaattagaaatgtttcgagactaaagtcgaaatgctatgagaatagagtcgaaatgtttcgagactaaagtcgaaatgtttcaagaagaaagtcgaaatgctacgagaataaagtcgaaatgtttccagattaaagttgaaatgctacgggaatagagtcgaaatgctacggGAATAGAGTtgaaatgtttccagattaaaatcgaaatgtttccagattaaagtcgaaatgtttccagattaaagtcgaaatgtttccagaataaagtcgaaatgtttcaggaatagagtcgaaatgctacgagaatagagtcgaaatgctacTAGAATAGAGTAGAAATGCTACTTGAAtagagtctaaatgttttgagaataaagtcgaaatgtttcgggaatagagtcgaaatgctacgagaatagagttgagtcgaaatgtttcaggaatagagtcgaaatgctacgagaatagagtcgaaatgctacgagaatagagtcgaaatgctacTAGAATAGAGTAGAAATGCTACTTGAAtagagtctaaatgttttgagaatagagtcgaaatgctacgagaatagagttgagtcgaaatgtttccaggttaaagtcgaaatgtttcgagactaaagtcgaaatgtttcaagaataaagtcgaaatgctacgggaatagagtcgaaatgtttcgagaataaagtcgaaatgtttcgagaataaagtcgaaatgtttcgagaataaattcgaaatgtttcgagactaaagtcgaaatgctatgagaatagagtcgaaatgtttcgagactaaagtcgaaatgtttcaagaataaagtcgaaatgctacgagaataaagtcgaaatgtttccagattaaagttgaaatgctacgggaatagagtcgaaatgctacgggaatagagtcgaaatgtttccagattaaagtcgaaatgtttccagattaaagtcgaaatgtttccagattaaagtcgaaatgtttccagaataaagtcgaaatgtttcaggaatagagtcgaaatgctatgagaatagagtcgaaatgctacTAGAATAGAGTAGAAATGCTACTTGAAtagagtctaaatgttttgaggataaaatcgaaatgtttcgggaatagagtcgaaatgctacgagaatagagttgagtcgaaatgtttccaggttaaagtcgaaatgtttcgagactaaagtcgaaatgtttcaagaataaagtcgaaatgctacgggaatagagtcgaaatgtttcgagaataaagtcgaaatgtttcgagaataaagtcgaaatgtttcgagaataaagtcgaaatgtttcgagactaaagtcgaaatgctatgagaatagagtcgaaatgtttcgagactaaagtcgaaatgctatgagaatagagtcgaaatgtttcgagactaaagtcgaaatgtttcaagaataaagtcgaaatgctacgagaatagagtcgaaatgctacgagaataaagtcgaaatgtttccagattaaagttgaaatgtttcgagaataaagtcgaaatgtttcgagaataaagtcgaaatgtttcgagactaaagtcgaaatgctatgagaatagagtcgaaatgtttcgagactaaagtcgaaatgctatgagaatagagtcgaaaCGTTTCGAGACTAaaatcgaaatgtttcaagaataaagtcgaaatgctacgagaatagagtcgaaatgctacgagaataaagtcgaaatgtttccagattaaagttgaaatgtttccagattaaagttgaaatgtttcgagaatagagtcgaaatgctacaagaatagagtcgaaatgctacgggaatcagtggtggacgaagtacacaaatcaagtacttgagtaaaagtacagatatgtataatagaatattactccagtaaaagtaaaagtacgcctttttcaattttacttgagtgaaagtacaaaagtaatacattttttgtgtacttaagtaaaaaagtactgaactattttgatattttataaaggttacttaatttaattttatattagcatatatatatatatatatatatatatatatatatatatatatatatatatatatatatataattttttttttttttttttttttacatcctactgttcaaaaagccttggattttcccaaaataatcACTAGTCTACATGGAGTCAagtgttgttgatatggactacgttgacaagagtaatgttcactgtgaagcttacattgccatgtacctgagagaaaactgatttgaccatctcatttcAACCAGTAAGAAAAGGTGTTatttttaaagcttgttattttgcagaacggcacagttataaatgataggagaataaggcctgaagtt encodes the following:
- the lipt2 gene encoding octanoyl-[acyl-carrier-protein]:protein N-octanoyltransferase LIPT2, mitochondrial, translated to MTVGKAAVKVVHLGRISYRSALKVQQQHIKQHLDSSSTSPNSLLLCEHEPVYTIGIRQAPYPSEEEQRLKALGADFFRTNRGGLITFHGPGQLVCYPILNLGCFKKSVRWYVCELERTVIKMCSKFGIEASTSPETGVWVGNNKICAIGIHCGRYITSHGLALNCNTDMSWFDNIVPCGIVGKGVTSLSQELGWDVPTEEAVPKLLEAFVEQFNCSLTYNY